One segment of Dama dama isolate Ldn47 chromosome 15, ASM3311817v1, whole genome shotgun sequence DNA contains the following:
- the HPS6 gene encoding BLOC-2 complex member HPS6: protein MKRAGTLRLLSDLSNFSGAARLRELLAGDPAVRVRCSPDGRHLLLLRPPGSPAPQLLVAVRGPGAELESAWPPGQPSPLDAFLLPWPARSALVLVWESGLVEVWGSGVGPGWRLLQSTELCPGGGARVVAVAAPRGRLVWCEERQAGAESQLGPPAVAFSHCVCVRTLEPSGEAGTNLGSTHILLHHCPAFGLLTSRKDLFLVPTASTWPGLGHILLIWSPSKGKVVVAAPCLGLSHSKSLNPGRGDTWDFRTLLRGLPGLLSPRQPLTVHTWAPTPQGLMWLDFRGTVSLVQPHGGSRIVGTLQEAPASLAGSAALGTFHGTLACVLGSTLELLDMGSGQLLERKILSTDRVHLLEPPAPGMEDQEELETRGGLRLLSAVGLFQVGWKIPQSLELPSAEDMVFEEASKYYQRRSLRGAQLTPEELRQNSTFRAPQALASILQGHVSPSALLATLRAELRDYRGLEQLKAQLVAGDEEEAGWTELAEHEVARLLRTELMGDQLAQLNTIFQALPTAAWGAILRVLQLQPDGNGHLRSQAPPDVWKKVLGVTAAGKEPPNGILPPFELLCQCLCRLEPQWLPPFVELAQQQGGPGWGAGGPGLPLYRRALAVLGEEGTRPEALELDLLLGSGRPKAVLQAVGQLVQKEQWERALEAGLALSPSSPLLRSEIFKLLLAEFARHRRLDAHLPLLCRLCPPDLAPAELLLLLRTHLPDELEPPAPFPEPGAEPPLTVGLLRALLKQTGTQGRASGPVLSLYEDILWDPGTPPPAPPRVSALQASDHPGLEAWAPSGQGLYVTDTG from the coding sequence ATGAAGCGTGCGGGGACTCTGCGCTTGCTCTCAGATCTGAGCAACTTCAGCGGCGCGGCCCGGCTCCGGGAGTTGCTAGCCGGGGACCCAGCCGTCCGAGTTCGCTGCAGCCCAGACGGCCGCCACCTACTGTTGCTGCGACCTCCGGGATCACCAGCCCCGCAGCTGCTGGTCGCGGTGCGTGGACCCGGCGCGGAGCTGGAAAGTGCCTGGCCGCCTGGCCAGCCCTCACCTCTAGACGCCTTCCTTCTGCCGTGGCCGGCGCGATCGGCGCTAGTCCTAGTGTGGGAGAGTGGCCTAGTAGAGGTGTGGGGCTCGGGGGTGGGGCCCGGCTGGCGGCTGCTGCAGAGCACCGAGCTGTGTCCTGGAGGTGGAGCCCGTGTGGTGGCCGTGGCGGCGCCCCGAGGCCGCCTGGTGTGGTGCGAGGAGCGGCAGGCCGGCGCTGAGAGCCAGTTAGGGCCTCCCGCAGTGGCTTTCAGCCACTGTGTGTGCGTCAGGACCCTCGAGCCCAGCGGGGAGGCCGGCACCAACCTGGGCAGCACACACATACTGCTGCACCACTGCCCCGCTTTCGGGCTGCTGACCTCCCGCAAGGACCTCTTCCTGGTGCCCACTGCCAGCACCTGGCCTGGCTTGGGTCATATTCTGCTCATCTGGAGCCCAAGCAAGGGCAAGGTAGTGGTGGCCGCCCCATGTCTTGGCCTCTCCCACAGTAAAAGCCTGAATCCTGGAAGAGGGGACACATGGGACTTCAGGACACTGCTCCGAGGCCTTCCTGGACTGCTGTCCCCCAGGCAGCCATTGACTGTACATACCTGGGCCCCAACTCCCCAGGGCCTGATGTGGCTTGACTTCAGGGGCACCGTAAGCCTGGTACAGCCCCACGGTGGCTCCCGGATTGTTGGCACCCTGCAGGAGGCACCTGCCAGCCTGGCAGGGTCTGCAGCATTGGGCACATTTCATGGCACTCTGGCCTGTGTGCTGGGCTCCACATTGGAACTGCTGGACATGGGCAGTGGGCAGCTGCTGGAGAGGAAGATCCTGAGTACAGACCGAGTACATCTGCTGGAACCCCCCGCCCCTGGCATGGAAGATCAGGAAGAGCTGGAGACTCGAGGGGGTCTTCGTTTGCTTTCAGCTGTGGGTCTTTTTCAAGTaggctggaaaatcccacaaaGCCTTGAGCTGCCTTCAGCTGAAGATATGGTGTTTGAGGAGGCCAGCAAGTACTACCAGCGACGGAGCCTGCGGGGTGCCCAGCTCACCCCAGAGGAACTGCGACAAAACAGCACATTCCGGGCACCTCAGGCCCTGGCATCCATCCTCCAGGGCCATGTGTCCCCATCAGCACTGTTGGCCACACTGAGGGCCGAGCTTCGGGATTACAGGGGCTTAGAACAGCTCAAAGCCCAGCTAGTGGCTGGGGATGAGGAGGAGGCTGGCTGGACTGAGCTGGCAGAGCACGAAGTGGCACGGCTGCTGAGGACTGAGTTGATGGGAGACCAGCTGGCCCAGCTCAACACCATTTTCCAAGCCCTCCCTACAGCAGCCTGGGGTGCCATCCTCAGGGTCCTGCAGCTCCAGCCAGATGGCAATGGCCATCTGAGGTCCCAAGCTCCCCCGGATGTGTGGAAGAAGGTACTGGGAGTTACAGCAGCTGGAAAAGAACCACCCAATGGCATACTGCCCCCCTTTGAACTCCTGTGCCAGTGCCTCTGCCGGCTGGAGCCACAATGGCTGCCACCCTTTGTGGAGCTGGCCCAGCAACAGGGGGGGCCTGGCTGgggtgcaggaggcccagggctgCCCCTCTATCGCCGAGCCCTGGCAGTACTGGGTGAGGAGGGGACTAGGCCTGAAGCACTGGAGCTAGACTTACTCTTGGGCAGTGGGCGGCCCAAAGCTGTGCTCCAAGCTGTGGGGCAGCTGGTGCAAAAGGAACAGTGGGAGCGGGCTTTGGAGGCTGGCCTGGCCCTCAGCCCCTCCAGCCCCCTGCTTCGAAGCGAGATCTTCAAACTGCTCTTGGCCGAATTTGCCCGGCATCGTCGGCTTGATGCTCACCTCCCCCTGCTTTGCCGCCTGTGCCCACCAGACCTAGCTCCAGCTGAACTCCTGCTTCTACTGCGGACACACCTCCCAGATGAGTTGGAGCCCCCCGCCCCattccctgagcctggggcagagCCCCCTCTCACTGTGGGCTTGCTCAGAGCCCTGCTGAAGCAGACTGGGACTCAAGGACGAGCCTCTGGCCCAGTTCTAAGCTTATATGAGGACATTCTGTGGGACCCAGGcactccaccccctgccccacctcgGGTGTCAGCCCTCCAGGCATCAGACCACCCAGGCCTGGAGGCCTGGGCACCATCTGGACAGGGTCTCTATGTGACTGACACAGGCTGA